cgtaaaatgaaaataattttgaaaattgctgtTACAAGTTTAGAACTTTATGCTTGTTTTATGCCTGACAGACTGTCAAACTAACAGAGGGAACAAGAGATTCCATCATTAGTGGGGGGATCAACCAATTTTTTATGTCCCCCCTCTACTGCATTGTCCAGGGGAAAAAATAGCCCCTCATGCATTgcctaaattttaaaaagattccTGATGGAAACCTTGGAGGTCTTCATAACTGCACAGTTGGAACTGACTGCAGATAGCAGATGATTTCTGAATTTTTTCGCATtcaaacaaaagataaaattcTCATAAATCATCATCAGACTTCCGAAACCAGTGTCATAAAAGATGTGGAAACATCAATTAGGCCCCCAGAGGTAAAGCAGACGTCTCTGGTGCAAAACATCTTCACCTTCACTTAAAGTTTCGATTGAAACTGATTGCAGAATTTTTGCATGAAAGTTCAAATGTGCATGACTTCAAAATACTTCAATCAAACTGTTCACCACATTTTGCTTTTTGATCTAAACAAGACGATCATTATTCTCTATTTTTGAGGACAATATCTCACTTTTTGCTAGCATCTGTTCCAGACTTTATCCCTAATCATGTAAAACTATTCTCAGTTGACTACTCccaaactttttttattttaaattcgaCAAATCTAAAAACTGGGTGAGTTCAATACACAGAAAAACTGTGTTAATCTTCCGCACTCTACCAATTGTATTCACTGGCAAAAGATCACAGCGGATGAGCAATTCAGATGacgtgaaaaaaattaaacctaaTTAAACTAGAAAGAACAATCCTTTACCATAGCATGACCAGATGTATTTCAAGACAACTGCCTTATCTCCTATATAAACAGAACAATTTATTTGATCATCAAATAGTTTGCATTTTCATGGAGAAAAACTCTCAATGAAAGACGAGAAAATTTTTTGGGCCAGAAAAATTCTTTCACTTGAATTTATctgtgtttaaaataaaatcggCATATTTATGTATTTCGCTTATATATTGGCACaagaatttgtttttatgataGATTCCATAAATTTAGCTTGACTATACAGTTCTTAGCACAATGAGTCAGGTATTGAGTTTAATTTATTTCCGATGTTATTAAGTAAAATAGATAGAAAGAAGCACAAGTCTCTTTTTTTTATAGACCTATTGTAATAAAAAGGAAGTAAAAAAGATTAAAGAGTTGGATGGTGCAGGGTTAGATGTTTACAAAAACAGAGCTAAACAGATCTTTATCGCAAGGCTTTAGACCCTTGATAGAAGCTAGGGTTTCATTTCGCTTGTCAATTTCCCCTTCATATTATCTTTCTCCAAACACACTACGATAGACAGATCACTACTGTTTTGCATCACCGAAACCGAATGCCTTAGTGGCGGTATTTAAGCAAGAATGCTAAATTGACAGCCTGCCTAAACTTATTGAACTTCTTAgataatttttcaacttttatgaGAGCATCTGGTGACTTTATTTTGGCTTCAAAAGCATTAGAACAGCACTATTTAGGCAAACAATATGGGCGCTAAGTAGGTTCAGACCTGTTGTGATATCCTTCAGGGGAATTGGTTTAGACAATCAAAGGTTAATTCTGCTCATACTCTGAGCATGACtggaaaaggaaaaatatacaCACCTATAGGTCATAGATACTGTAAGAAAACATAACGTCACAGAACCACAGCAGACAAGGAAAAAAATCTCTACTCTCTTTGCAAAACCAGCCACCAAGGCAAAACTGAAATCATCTGAGGCAGACACTATCAAAATGTGACCAAAAAAATAATCACTGCAAAACGCACTCAGGTGAACTGCAAAACACATGGAAAATACCTAAACAGAAATCTCAAATGGTGAGACTGGCCTTGAGGAATGGAGGAGAAGGCTGCCATTGGTCATCATCACTGGACGGAACCTCCGGATCCCCGGGAAAGTCCGGGGCGGGACAGGAGGCTTTGTGAAGAACAAGGGTACAGAGCTAGGTGTGTGGTTGGACTGTGATGTCATCGTTTCCTGTGAGGCATGCATTGTCTTTGGTGAATACGGTGGAGAGTAGGTCTGCTTTGGTGAGGATGGTGATGTGAACATTAAAGATGGTGGCCGTGTCGGAGAAGATGGTTCATTACCAGTTAATGGAGTTGTATTCTTGTTTCTAAGGATGCTTTTAGGTGAGAGTTCAGGACTAAGAGATGGTGTGTTGGCTCTCGATGGAAGGGGAGTCGAAGACCTGCAAACTTCCtcactttcatttttattataagGGGAGCAACTCCTGGTCAAATCCGGAAGGTTGTCTGTAGGTTGTTTGGGTACCATTGGAGGAAATTCAATAACAATTTCTTCCTCCACAATCTAATTTAATTCAGGAATTTCATCAAATCAAAGATCAAGTGAAAGTTGTTAGTAGAGAATTTTAGAGACTCTAATATTCTATCAAATGTATTTACTGGAAAATAATCTTACCTCCATGTCATTGTCGTACATAAACTCTTGACCTTGGGTCTTGACCTCTGACACCTTGTCCACACCATTTTCCAGAGAGAAGCTGACccctttctttttcttcttctcagaGATGGACTCTTCACTAGGGGCGGCAAACACAGTAGCTGTGTTCTCTACAACACCCTTATAAAAGTTCTCATTGACTTGTCCTTGGTTTCTCCTTTGCCTATCACTTCTCCTGATGAAGACTATGATGACAATGATGGCCAATGAAATAACAACTGTCACAGACACAAGGATAGCAACAATGAGGATGTTGCTGGACTTGGGTTCCACCAAAGCAGCAGTGTTGGAGGTGAGGACCCTAATGTTGAGGGTGGCTGGGGTAGATAGCACTGGGTGTCCCATATCAGACACCAGAATATCCAGCCTAAAGGAAGTTCCAATATTGTTCTCTAGACTGCGCTTTAGAAATACTTGTCCCTTATCTGGATGCAAGTCAAAATGTCCAGAGTCATTCCTTCCAACAATTTCATAAATGAGTTGAGAATTGATGCCGGAGTCCAAATCGTAGGCTCTGATAATGGTAACCATGGTGTTGACCTCTGTATGTTTGTCCACATACACTGTGTTGTTGAGTTGACTAGGGGAGGTAACTTTCGGTCTGTTGTCGTTTTTATCGTTGAGATGGATTGTTACGACTGCTGTGGCTTCATGGTCTTTGTCTCTGGCTCTAGCGATGAACTCGTAACGATTCTGAACTTCTCTGTCCAGCACGCGGTCCGTCTTAATGTAGCCGCCTGGAAATATTGTAAATGGAACGGAATCTGGACCAGTGAATGTGATCACTGCATTTTCACCTTCATCCTGGTCTGTTGCATATAGGATTCCAACTTGTGACCCGGCAGGAGCATTTTCGTTGACTGTAAAAGTATAACGTGACTGATTGAACATGGGTTCATTGTCATTTTTGTCGAGAACCGAGATAATTACTGTAGCTGATCCCGACAAGGCTGGATCTCCTTGGTCCCGTGCAATCACTATGACGGAGTAAGAGGATACATTCTCCCTGTCCAGTCTTGCCTGTGTACGAATAATGCCACTCTTCTCGTCAATGTAGAACATGCCATTATTACTTTCACTGAGAGAATAAAGAAGATCTGCATTATTTTTGTCATCAGCATCATTGGCTTGAACATGAACGATGACATCTCCGACATTGTTGTTCTCCATGATCCCTGCAGTGTAAACTGATAAGTCGAATATCGGAGCATTGTCATTTTCATCCTCGATTTCTACATAGAAGCTATCAGAGGTGTTCAGAGGTGGCATTCCACTGTCCTTACAGAAGACGGTCACATGGATTTGCTGGTAAAGCTCTCGGTCCAATGCTCTGTCCACGGTCACcttgaattctttgttttcgAGCCTCTGCAGTACGAAGGCGGGATTGTCAATGGTACACATGATCTCTCCATTTTTCCCCGTATCCGGATCATCGACAGCAATATGGGCCACCACAGTCCCCCTACTGGCAAACTCGGAAACTTTGGCGAGAGAATCGGAGGAGAGGAGATTAAGGTTGATGCTTGGTGGATTATTTCCGACGTCCAAGACAGTCACGTTAACAAGCGCCTGTGACGTAAGAGGTTGGTCCCCGAAATCACTAGCCTCCACGATAATCACGTGTTGTTCCCCCTTCACATACTTCAGTGGTTTTATCACTGACAAGTCACCAGTAGAATTGTCAATAGCAAACGATGTCAGTACAGTCTCCGACTGATGAGGACTCAGGCGATAAAATACCTTTCCATTTTTCCCATCATCCAGGTCAGTGGCCCTCAGAGTGAGAATTACGGACGACACATTGACACTTTCTTTGACTTCAATGTAATAGACAGACTGAGAGAATTTGGGCGAATTATCATTGACATCGGAGATGGTGATATTGACTTTGAGAGTACCACTTAGAGGGGGTGATCCCCCGTCCCTAGCAACCACACTGAAATGGTAATTGTCCCTTTGTTCTCGATTTAATGCTTCTTTCACAATCAGCCTGACGATTGATGTGCCATCTAATTTCTTCTGAAAGTTAATTTCGAATGGTGTGTCATTGGGCATGACTTCGTAACTCTGAAGTGAGTATCTATCGCTGGTGTCCGCATCTCGAGCTCCGTCAATCGTGATTGAAGTTCCTACAAGAACGGATTCTGAAATCTGTAGATCAATGACTGGTTTATCAAAGACAGGGTGGTTATCATTGACATCATCAATATAGACAGAAACGGACACCTTCTGGAAGAAGCTACTCTTCATAGACTGGACagcaatgtttaattttatgaagCATACATTGGTGAATTCACACAGTGTTTCACGATCGATGGCTTGATTGGTTGTTAAAACACTGGTTTGGTTATTAATGCTGAAATAATTATAATGAGGGGTCTGTGTTGTGAGGAAACTGTATCGTAGGTGAGCAAAGTCCTGTTCCCCTGCAATGTTGTTGAGGCCTGCTTCATCTGCCACATTTCCGACTTCCCTCCCTAGCTGGTCCCCCTCCAGGAGATGAAACACCACATCTTGTCCAAAAACGAAATCACCACAGGCGAGAAGAAGCACTGTCCCGAAAAAACACATCCTCTGAATGCTAGCAGACTTCATGGCTATAATGTTATAGTTTGCACACAAAAAATCCTCAAGTTTTCAACTTAATTTAATTAGTTTACATCTGGTTGTAAAATAAATCCCTGTGCTAATTCAAAACAAACTCGATCCCCCTGTGTGAGGCTACAGCTCTGAAACCTTCATCAGCGGAGagggaaaaaaatttaaaattaaagtttccaAATTTCACTCCTACTGAAATTACCCCAAATGACATACAGGATAGTTCTTACTCAACTGAGCATTTATCCTAAAAGGTACAAACATATATACTGGGGCATCATTCAATTGATAATGATCATTATTGTCTTCCAGATGTTTAATGTCCAGTTTCCGATCGCTCTACCCAATACACCCCACAGTACAAGGGTGTTTATTGGAGTGTGTCCATTAGCGTTTCACATGGCCTTTCCAGCATTGTTTCTTGTTCTGGTTGTGGTAACCTGGGCTGGTGCTATCTATCTATCTGGATACTATATCTGTGTTTCTGCCACAGTGTTTTAATGGCCCTTGCTTGATCTAACGGGCCTTTGGCTATTGGCGACAATTTTTTCTACGGCAATGACAATCCTTCAAAATCAGTCATCAAATGCCTTTAAtctgaaaaacaaagaaaataaacttagTCATACTACACCAAGGAAACTCTTTAGAAAATCTaacacattttcttaaaaataaacaaataacaaaaatattcccccaaaacaaaaattcataagCTCTTGTACTGATGAATTGAATCAAAGAAATAGATTAATAGATAAATC
The nucleotide sequence above comes from Magallana gigas chromosome 2, xbMagGiga1.1, whole genome shotgun sequence. Encoded proteins:
- the LOC105338458 gene encoding protocadherin-9 isoform X1, encoding MKSASIQRMCFFGTVLLLACGDFVFGQDVVFHLLEGDQLGREVGNVADEAGLNNIAGEQDFAHLRYSFLTTQTPHYNYFSINNQTSVLTTNQAIDRETLCEFTNVCFIKLNIAVQSMKSSFFQKVSVSVYIDDVNDNHPVFDKPVIDLQISESVLVGTSITIDGARDADTSDRYSLQSYEVMPNDTPFEINFQKKLDGTSIVRLIVKEALNREQRDNYHFSVVARDGGSPPLSGTLKVNITISDVNDNSPKFSQSVYYIEVKESVNVSSVILTLRATDLDDGKNGKVFYRLSPHQSETVLTSFAIDNSTGDLSVIKPLKYVKGEQHVIIVEASDFGDQPLTSQALVNVTVLDVGNNPPSINLNLLSSDSLAKVSEFASRGTVVAHIAVDDPDTGKNGEIMCTIDNPAFVLQRLENKEFKVTVDRALDRELYQQIHVTVFCKDSGMPPLNTSDSFYVEIEDENDNAPIFDLSVYTAGIMENNNVGDVIVHVQANDADDKNNADLLYSLSESNNGMFYIDEKSGIIRTQARLDRENVSSYSVIVIARDQGDPALSGSATVIISVLDKNDNEPMFNQSRYTFTVNENAPAGSQVGILYATDQDEGENAVITFTGPDSVPFTIFPGGYIKTDRVLDREVQNRYEFIARARDKDHEATAVVTIHLNDKNDNRPKVTSPSQLNNTVYVDKHTEVNTMVTIIRAYDLDSGINSQLIYEIVGRNDSGHFDLHPDKGQVFLKRSLENNIGTSFRLDILVSDMGHPVLSTPATLNIRVLTSNTAALVEPKSSNILIVAILVSVTVVISLAIIVIIVFIRRSDRQRRNQGQVNENFYKGVVENTATVFAAPSEESISEKKKKKGVSFSLENGVDKVSEVKTQGQEFMYDNDMEIVEEEIVIEFPPMVPKQPTDNLPDLTRSCSPYNKNESEEVCRSSTPLPSRANTPSLSPELSPKSILRNKNTTPLTGNEPSSPTRPPSLMFTSPSSPKQTYSPPYSPKTMHASQETMTSQSNHTPSSVPLFFTKPPVPPRTFPGIRRFRPVMMTNGSLLLHSSRPVSPFEISV
- the LOC105338458 gene encoding protocadherin-9 isoform X3, translated to MKSASIQRMCFFGTVLLLACGDFVFGQDVVFHLLEGDQLGREVGNVADEAGLNNIAGEQDFAHLRYSFLTTQTPHYNYFSINNQTSVLTTNQAIDRETLCEFTNVCFIKLNIAVQSMKSSFFQKVSVSVYIDDVNDNHPVFDKPVIDLQISESVLVGTSITIDGARDADTSDRYSLQSYEVMPNDTPFEINFQKKLDGTSIVRLIVKEALNREQRDNYHFSVVARDGGSPPLSGTLKVNITISDVNDNSPKFSQSVYYIEVKESVNVSSVILTLRATDLDDGKNGKVFYRLSPHQSETVLTSFAIDNSTGDLSVIKPLKYVKGEQHVIIVEASDFGDQPLTSQALVNVTVLDVGNNPPSINLNLLSSDSLAKVSEFASRGTVVAHIAVDDPDTGKNGEIMCTIDNPAFVLQRLENKEFKVTVDRALDRELYQQIHVTVFCKDSGMPPLNTSDSFYVEIEDENDNAPIFDLSVYTAGIMENNNVGDVIVHVQANDADDKNNADLLYSLSESNNGMFYIDEKSGIIRTQARLDRENVSSYSVIVIARDQGDPALSGSATVIISVLDKNDNEPMFNQSRYTFTVNENAPAGSQVGILYATDQDEGENAVITFTGPDSVPFTIFPGGYIKTDRVLDREVQNRYEFIARARDKDHEATAVVTIHLNDKNDNRPKVTSPSQLNNTVYVDKHTEVNTMVTIIRAYDLDSGINSQLIYEIVGRNDSGHFDLHPDKGQVFLKRSLENNIGTSFRLDILVSDMGHPVLSTPATLNIRVLTSNTAALVEPKSSNILIVAILVSVTVVISLAIIVIIVFIRRSDRQRRNQGQVNENFYKGVVENTATVFAAPSEESISEKKKKKGVSFSLENGVDKVSEVKTQGQEFMYDNDMELL
- the LOC105338458 gene encoding protocadherin-9 isoform X2; its protein translation is MKSASIQRMCFFGTVLLLACGDFVFGQDVVFHLLEGDQLGREVGNVADEAGLNNIAGEQDFAHLRYSFLTTQTPHYNYFSINNQTSVLTTNQAIDRETLCEFTNVCFIKLNIAVQSMKSSFFQKVSVSVYIDDVNDNHPVFDKPVIDLQISESVLVGTSITIDGARDADTSDRYSLQSYEVMPNDTPFEINFQKKLDGTSIVRLIVKEALNREQRDNYHFSVVARDGGSPPLSGTLKVNITISDVNDNSPKFSQSVYYIEVKESVNVSSVILTLRATDLDDGKNGKVFYRLSPHQSETVLTSFAIDNSTGDLSVIKPLKYVKGEQHVIIVEASDFGDQPLTSQALVNVTVLDVGNNPPSINLNLLSSDSLAKVSEFASRGTVVAHIAVDDPDTGKNGEIMCTIDNPAFVLQRLENKEFKVTVDRALDRELYQQIHVTVFCKDSGMPPLNTSDSFYVEIEDENDNAPIFDLSVYTAGIMENNNVGDVIVHVQANDADDKNNADLLYSLSESNNGMFYIDEKSGIIRTQARLDRENVSSYSVIVIARDQGDPALSGSATVIISVLDKNDNEPMFNQSRYTFTVNENAPAGSQVGILYATDQDEGENAVITFTGPDSVPFTIFPGGYIKTDRVLDREVQNRYEFIARARDKDHEATAVVTIHLNDKNDNRPKVTSPSQLNNTVYVDKHTEVNTMVTIIRAYDLDSGINSQLIYEIVGRNDSGHFDLHPDKGQVFLKRSLENNIGTSFRLDILVSDMGHPVLSTPATLNIRVLTSNTAALVEPKSSNILIVAILVSVTVVISLAIIVIIVFIRRSDRQRRNQGQVNENFYKGVVENTATVFAAPSEESISEKKKKKGVSFSLENGVDKVSEVKTQGQEFMYDNDMERKVDDSHSLGSASDSGRGGSDDELNSSRTHNNSGDIHSTKKDWYLHHQRSYDAPMQTFLPPSNPPSYHLLPHPGGSQNGRQNYQYSDSMDPGPSDASLRTFHGRTMSYDTNSSSEGLNQNGGPSDCVV